The following are encoded together in the Strongyloides ratti genome assembly S_ratti_ED321, chromosome : 2 genome:
- a CDS encoding Zinc finger, C2H2 domain and Zinc finger, C2H2-like domain-containing protein produces MGRKKKKIVKPWCWYCNREFQDEKILTQHQKARHFKCHICHRKLFSGPGLVTHCLQVHKETIARIPFALPGRDSIQIDIFGMRGVPPEDEGPSAGQREPQPEEVSETAKPAQGSYQFQPMFFNAPRTNPVPPPPSQFVPPPVSMYGQGVPPPPIGINSASGIKLPVGLPAPMPVFPMSIPGLPIPSSNQLISPVVPPPLLTTGNTNNLNQGSSLQSNPPKDIVKKLCQVKASTVVNSELSLEEKYLLSRNVVIAFPDADKEHMP; encoded by the exons atgggaagaaagaagaaaaagattGTTAAACCTTGGTGTTG GTATTGTAATCGTGAGTTTCAAGATGAAAAAATTCTAACTCAACATCAAAAAGCGAGGCATTTTAAATGTCATATATGTCATCGAAAACTGTTCTCAGGACCTGGGTTGGTAACACATTGTTTACAAGTACATAAGGAAACAATCGCAAGGATTCCTTTTGCTTTACCTGGACGTGATTCTATAcaaattgatatatttggAATGAGAGGAGTTCCACCAGAAGATGAAGGTCCTTCAGCTGGTCAAAGGGAACCACAGCCAGAAGAAGTAAGTGAAACGGCGAAACCTGCACAAGGTTCATATCAATTTCAACCAATGTTTTTCAATGCTCCAAGAACGAATCCTGTTCCACCTCCTCCATCTCAATTTGTACCTCCTCCGGTTTCAATGTACGGGCAAGGTGTTCCTCCACCACCTATTGGCATAAATTCGGCATCCGGAATAAAATTACCTGTTGGATTACCTGCTCCTATGCCTGTTTTTCCAATGTCCATACCTGGTTTGCCAATTCCTTCTTCTAACCAATTAATATCACCAGTAGTTCCACCTCCGCTTTTAACAACTGGAAacacaaataatttaaatcaGGGATCATCTTTACAATCGAATCCTCCCAAagatatagttaaaaaattatgccAAGTTAAAGCGTCTACTGTGGTTAACAGTGAATTAAGTCTTGAGGAAAAGTATCTTCTTTCAAGAAATGTAGTTATTGCATTTCCAGATGCTGATAAAGAACATATGCCATAA
- a CDS encoding 3'(2'),5'-bisphosphate nucleotidase 1 → MWQKALLLPRLIASSVCIAQNAGNLIKSIMVAGELEVIDKSIDGSSDLQTKADRSAQYLIKKSLHHQFGGNLKVIGEEDDDVMEETNIISQYDSGVLSLVKECCPVYYKDIDINDVTIWVDPLDGTAEYAAHFKDKTRSLDQVTVLIGIAHKGVAIGGIVHQPYYETENGRTIWGVVGIGSFNYTREFAKKVKNTYAVTTRSHSTKLVDVTLNALKEKKLIDNVKRYGGAGYKVIATLEGATAYVFASSGCKKWDTCAPEAVLRAAGGDLTDILGNRYKYHPNVDFQNHGGVLATCPDSCHEDFVNAIPESVRIALSKS, encoded by the exons ATGTGGCAAAAAGCATTATTATTGCCAAGACTTATTGCTTCAAGTGTCTGTATTGCTCAAAATGCCGGTAATTTAATTAAG tcTATTATGGTAGCTGGTGAATTAGAAGTTATTGATAAGAGTATTGATGGTAGTTCTGATTTACAAACTAAAGCTGATAGAAGTGCTCAATATCTTATCAAAAAATCTTTACATCACCAATTTGGTGggaatttaaaagttattggTGAGGAAGATGATGATGTAATGGAAGAGACAAATATAATCTCACAATATGATAGTGGTGTTTTAAGTTTAGTAAAAGAATGTTGTCCtgtatattataaagatattGATATTAATGATGTAACAATTTGGGTTGATCCTCTTGATGGAACAGCTGAATATGCAGCTCATTTTAAGGATAAAACAAGATCTCTTGATCAAGTAACTGTCTTAATTGGAATAGCTCACAAAGGTGTTGCTATTGGTGGAATTGTTCATCAACCATATTATGAAACTGAAAATGGAAGAACTATTTGGGGAGTTGTAGGAATAGGTTCATTTAATTATACAAGAGAATTTgcaaaaaaagtaaaaaatacttATGCAGTAACAACGAGAAGCCATTCAACTAAACTTGTTGATGTAACATTAAAtgcattaaaagaaaaaaaacttatagATAATGTAAAACGGTATGGAGGTGCTGGGTACAAAGTAATTGCTACATTAGAGGGTGCTACAGCTTATGTTTTTGCATCAAGTGGATGTAAAAAATGGGATACATGTGCTCCTGAAGCTGTTTTACGTGCTGCTGGCGGAGATCTCACTGACATTCTAGGtaatagatataaatatCATCCAAATGTTGATTTCCAAAACCATGGTGGAGTTTTAGCTACATGCCCAGATAGTTGCCATGAAGATTTTGTTAATGCTATTCCAGAATCAGTTCGAATAGCTCTGTCTAAATCATAA